From a single Actinomyces viscosus genomic region:
- a CDS encoding serine/threonine-protein kinase, producing MLTAGLAAPWAVASVIADVSAWVTRLAKEVADTVASARNLGELLKRARRLLDDVGEAFARIPAKAGETATRVGTDIAATAQRRVEQVQDLASSLGPQPALAGTPAMTLSMAQARRTGKARPTAYRPDGPKTPNPNKGRWGQTLNEAGAGAKGGDDAAEAARPSAKQSDDAAKANAPERVEADSSAATGEGATQWDDPGKVQEWYDELPTKTRSPSTEAYQYQHRVLGTDVERQLTTDSGETVWADSVTTDGTGITKAWDAKHTGGGDSALYQGKAPEFLMGDFNDEMKVYGEVIRSSGNPVSSLTLVTNTPESAEFLGQRARDILGPDVELHIQLVP from the coding sequence GTGCTCACTGCTGGTCTGGCGGCTCCGTGGGCGGTGGCCTCAGTCATCGCGGACGTCTCGGCCTGGGTCACCCGCCTGGCCAAGGAGGTCGCCGACACCGTGGCCTCGGCTAGGAACCTGGGGGAGCTGCTGAAGCGGGCCAGGCGCCTGCTGGATGACGTGGGTGAGGCCTTCGCCCGCATCCCGGCTAAGGCAGGTGAGACCGCAACCAGGGTCGGCACCGATATCGCTGCCACCGCCCAGCGCAGGGTCGAACAGGTCCAGGACCTCGCCTCCTCCCTGGGCCCCCAGCCGGCACTGGCCGGCACCCCCGCCATGACTCTGTCCATGGCCCAGGCCCGCCGAACCGGCAAAGCCAGACCCACCGCGTACAGACCCGACGGCCCCAAGACCCCCAATCCTAACAAGGGCCGCTGGGGCCAAACACTCAACGAAGCGGGTGCTGGTGCTAAGGGCGGCGATGACGCGGCAGAGGCAGCCAGGCCCAGCGCGAAGCAGTCCGACGACGCTGCTAAGGCTAACGCGCCCGAAAGGGTGGAGGCCGACAGCAGCGCCGCTACCGGTGAGGGCGCCACGCAGTGGGACGACCCGGGGAAAGTTCAAGAATGGTATGACGAGCTCCCCACGAAAACTCGCTCGCCGTCGACAGAGGCGTACCAGTACCAGCACAGGGTCCTGGGGACCGATGTCGAGCGCCAGCTAACGACCGACAGTGGTGAAACCGTCTGGGCGGACTCAGTCACCACGGATGGCACGGGAATCACCAAGGCCTGGGACGCCAAGCACACAGGAGGTGGAGACAGTGCCCTCTATCAAGGCAAGGCTCCTGAGTTCCTCATGGGAGACTTCAATGATGAGATGAAGGTGTACGGTGAGGTGATAAGGTCGTCGGGCAATCCTGTCTCTAGTCTGACCCTGGTCACCAACACCCCGGAGTCTGCAGAGTTTCTCGGTCAGCGCGCCCGAGACATTCTCGGCCCCGATGTGGAGCTGCACATCCAACTGGTTCCATAA
- a CDS encoding type 2 periplasmic-binding domain-containing protein gives MKKHALAASMLAFAMIVAGCSATSSSGSSSSDGVIRYVHRLPDGEGMTKVNDIVARWNAEHPDMKVEATKFDGKASDMNVKLENDVKAGTGPCLAQVGYAEIPKLYSSGLLADVSQQAEKYKDHFSEGSMSLMTVGKTVVGLPQDSGPLVYFYNKAAFDQLGLSVPTTSAELADVAQKAAAQGKYAVAFEPDEAPNTLAGQSAAAGAQWFSAENDKWKVNVNSPETAKVSTFWQGLLDSKTALVANRWDDAFGKALVDQQLIGTIGAAWEGALLADTMKDSPNAGSWAVAQLPAFGDTPMSGPDGGSGVAVLKGCSNPEGAMAFNDWFNTQVDDLATQGLVLTAKAPVKTPESISTFFGGQDVYAEFTKANAAVNSKFGFMPTWPSLTDPMTQAAEAAGKGTGKVDDIFQSAQKTAVSSLKDANLPVAE, from the coding sequence ATGAAGAAACACGCACTGGCCGCCTCGATGCTCGCCTTCGCGATGATCGTCGCCGGCTGCTCCGCCACGTCCTCGTCCGGCTCGTCCTCGTCCGACGGCGTGATCCGCTACGTGCACCGCCTTCCCGACGGCGAGGGCATGACCAAGGTCAATGACATCGTGGCCCGGTGGAACGCCGAGCACCCCGACATGAAGGTCGAGGCCACCAAGTTCGACGGCAAGGCCTCGGACATGAACGTCAAGCTGGAGAACGACGTGAAGGCCGGAACCGGCCCCTGCCTGGCGCAGGTCGGCTACGCCGAGATCCCCAAGCTCTACTCCTCCGGCCTGCTGGCCGACGTGTCCCAGCAGGCGGAGAAGTACAAGGACCACTTCTCCGAGGGGTCGATGTCGCTGATGACGGTGGGCAAGACCGTCGTCGGCCTGCCGCAGGACTCCGGCCCGCTGGTCTACTTCTACAACAAGGCCGCCTTCGACCAGCTCGGACTGAGCGTGCCCACCACCAGCGCCGAGCTGGCCGACGTCGCCCAGAAGGCGGCGGCCCAGGGCAAGTACGCCGTGGCCTTCGAGCCCGACGAGGCCCCCAACACCCTGGCGGGTCAGTCGGCCGCGGCGGGCGCGCAGTGGTTCAGCGCTGAGAACGACAAGTGGAAGGTCAACGTCAACAGCCCGGAGACCGCCAAGGTCTCCACCTTCTGGCAGGGTCTCCTGGACTCCAAGACGGCCCTCGTGGCCAACCGCTGGGACGACGCCTTCGGCAAGGCGCTGGTCGACCAGCAGCTCATCGGCACCATCGGGGCGGCCTGGGAGGGGGCGCTTCTGGCGGACACGATGAAGGACTCCCCCAACGCCGGCTCCTGGGCGGTCGCCCAGCTGCCCGCCTTCGGTGACACCCCCATGTCCGGTCCCGACGGCGGATCCGGCGTGGCCGTTCTCAAGGGCTGCTCCAACCCCGAGGGGGCCATGGCCTTCAACGACTGGTTCAACACGCAGGTCGACGACCTGGCCACCCAGGGCCTGGTCCTGACCGCGAAGGCGCCGGTGAAGACCCCGGAGTCCATCTCCACCTTCTTCGGGGGCCAGGACGTCTACGCCGAGTTCACCAAGGCCAACGCGGCCGTGAACTCCAAGTTCGGCTTCATGCCGACCTGGCCCTCCCTGACCGACCCCATGACCCAGGCCGCCGAGGCGGCCGGGAAGGGGACCGGCAAGGTCGACGACATCTTCCAGTCGGCCCAGAAGACCGCGGTCAGCTCCCTGAAGGACGCCAACCTGCCCGTTGCCGAGTAG
- a CDS encoding quaternary amine ABC transporter ATP-binding protein: protein MKVIEASHVYKVFGRRPSDGVKKLKSGRTRDELRKSGQTAAVIDTSFDVDKGEIFVVMGLSGSGKSTLIRMVNGLLPITAGSMTLYGEDLAHISKPKLRDLRRKRVSMVFQNFALLPHRTVGENAAYGLEIQGVGRSERERRAEEALSMVGLEGWGGYKPGELSGGMRQRVGLARALAAETDILLMDEAFSALDPLIRREMQDQLIDLQGKLGKTILFITHDLNEAMRLGDRIAMMRDGRVEQVGTAEEILRDPASDYVSRFVADVDRSRVLTAGSIAEPPYAVLGSDRSPRAAHKLLRENQPPWLLVQNRDRTPFGYVWEDDVARAVKEDSNVLPLSTIHEMPVVPHSTPVNELFAYAAQHAAPIVVVDDDGRISGVIPRVTLLAAISEQNQDVSASSAGSPEPAARGGAPQGAGAERATERTDEQAAEASETTEAEGADA from the coding sequence GTGAAAGTCATTGAGGCCAGCCATGTCTACAAGGTCTTCGGGCGGCGACCGTCCGACGGCGTCAAGAAGCTCAAATCAGGCAGGACACGGGACGAGCTGAGGAAGTCGGGGCAGACCGCCGCCGTCATCGACACCTCCTTCGACGTCGACAAGGGAGAGATCTTCGTCGTCATGGGGCTGTCGGGCTCCGGCAAGTCCACGCTCATCCGCATGGTCAACGGTCTGCTGCCCATCACCGCGGGCAGCATGACCCTCTATGGGGAGGACCTGGCCCACATCTCCAAGCCGAAGCTGCGCGACCTGCGCCGCAAGCGCGTCTCCATGGTCTTCCAGAACTTCGCCCTCCTGCCGCACCGGACGGTGGGGGAGAACGCCGCCTACGGCCTGGAGATCCAGGGCGTGGGCCGTTCCGAGCGCGAGCGCCGGGCCGAGGAGGCCCTGTCGATGGTGGGCCTCGAGGGCTGGGGCGGCTACAAGCCGGGCGAGCTCTCCGGCGGGATGCGCCAGCGCGTGGGTCTGGCCCGGGCGCTGGCCGCCGAGACCGACATCCTGCTCATGGACGAGGCCTTCTCCGCGCTGGACCCGCTGATCCGCCGCGAGATGCAGGATCAGCTCATCGACCTCCAGGGCAAGCTCGGCAAGACCATCCTGTTCATCACCCACGACCTCAACGAGGCCATGAGGCTGGGGGACCGGATCGCCATGATGCGTGACGGCCGCGTCGAGCAGGTCGGCACCGCCGAGGAGATCCTCCGCGATCCGGCCTCCGACTACGTCTCACGGTTCGTGGCCGACGTCGACCGCTCACGGGTCCTGACGGCCGGCTCCATCGCGGAACCGCCGTACGCGGTCCTGGGCTCGGACCGCAGCCCCCGCGCCGCCCACAAGCTCCTGCGGGAGAACCAGCCGCCGTGGTTGCTGGTGCAGAACCGCGACCGTACGCCCTTCGGCTACGTCTGGGAGGACGACGTCGCCCGCGCGGTCAAGGAGGACTCCAACGTCCTGCCGCTGTCCACGATTCACGAGATGCCGGTCGTGCCGCACTCGACCCCCGTCAACGAGCTGTTCGCCTACGCCGCGCAGCATGCCGCCCCCATCGTCGTCGTCGACGACGACGGGCGGATCTCCGGCGTCATTCCGCGCGTCACGCTGCTGGCCGCCATCAGTGAGCAGAACCAGGACGTCAGTGCCTCCAGCGCCGGGAGCCCCGAGCCCGCGGCCCGCGGCGGCGCCCCGCAGGGCGCCGGGGCCGAGCGGGCCACAGAGCGGACAGACGAGCAGGCCGCCGAGGCCAGTGAGACCACCGAGGCCGAAGGAGCCGACGCCTGA
- the argF gene encoding ornithine carbamoyltransferase translates to MTALAAPDPTVLADLKGRSFLKELDFTAKEWSILLQLAAQLKEDKKAGREVKRLTGKNIALIFEKTSTRTRCSFEVAAYDQGAQVTYLDPSGSQMGHKESVADTARVLGRMFDGIEYRGDKQSKVEELAALSGVPVWNGLTDEWHPTQMLCDSLTMLEHAGKPAGEISYAYIGDARFNMGRSLLINGALLGADVRIVAPKELWPDDECVAAARRLADSTGARVTLTKSVEEGVAGVDFVHTDIWVSMGEPKEVWDERIALLRPYQVNASLMEIAGPQARFMHCLPAYHDRNTTVGEEIFQATGMDGVEVTNDVFESEASIVFDQAENRMHTIKAVMVATLGD, encoded by the coding sequence ATGACCGCGCTCGCCGCTCCTGACCCCACCGTCCTCGCCGACCTCAAGGGCCGCAGCTTCCTCAAGGAGCTCGACTTCACTGCCAAGGAGTGGAGCATCCTGCTTCAGCTGGCGGCTCAGCTCAAGGAGGATAAGAAGGCCGGCCGTGAGGTCAAGCGGCTGACCGGCAAGAACATCGCTCTCATCTTTGAGAAGACCTCGACGCGCACCCGTTGCTCCTTCGAGGTCGCCGCCTACGACCAGGGGGCGCAGGTCACCTACCTGGACCCCTCGGGCTCCCAGATGGGTCACAAGGAGTCCGTGGCGGACACCGCCCGGGTCCTGGGCCGCATGTTCGACGGCATCGAGTACCGCGGCGACAAGCAGTCCAAGGTCGAGGAGCTCGCCGCCCTGTCCGGCGTGCCGGTGTGGAACGGTCTGACCGACGAGTGGCACCCCACCCAGATGCTGTGCGACTCCCTGACGATGCTTGAGCACGCCGGCAAGCCCGCCGGCGAGATCTCCTACGCCTACATCGGCGACGCCCGCTTCAACATGGGGCGCTCGCTGCTCATCAACGGTGCGCTCCTGGGCGCTGACGTGCGCATCGTGGCTCCCAAGGAGCTGTGGCCCGACGACGAGTGCGTCGCAGCCGCCCGCCGGCTCGCCGACTCCACCGGTGCCCGCGTCACCCTGACCAAGTCGGTCGAGGAGGGCGTTGCCGGCGTCGACTTCGTCCACACCGACATCTGGGTCTCCATGGGTGAGCCCAAGGAGGTCTGGGACGAGCGCATCGCCCTGCTGCGCCCCTACCAGGTCAACGCCTCGCTCATGGAGATCGCCGGACCGCAGGCCAGGTTCATGCACTGCCTGCCCGCCTACCACGACCGCAACACGACCGTGGGCGAGGAGATCTTCCAGGCCACCGGCATGGACGGCGTCGAGGTCACCAACGACGTCTTCGAGTCCGAGGCCTCCATCGTCTTCGACCAGGCCGAGAACCGCATGCACACCATCAAGGCGGTCATGGTCGCCACCCTGGGCGACTGA
- a CDS encoding glycosyltransferase family protein: MTFIKAFNCLTSRVFDTHVTDMFSGYRVFSRRFVKTFPAMSREFETELTVHAATLRVPQIEVPVGFKERAAGTESKLKGLGGVRVGVVVLSI; this comes from the coding sequence ATGACCTTCATCAAGGCCTTTAATTGTCTGACCTCCCGGGTCTTCGACACCCACGTCACCGACATGTTCTCCGGCTACCGCGTCTTCTCGCGCCGGTTCGTCAAGACCTTCCCCGCCATGAGCCGCGAGTTCGAGACCGAGCTGACGGTCCACGCCGCCACCCTGCGCGTGCCCCAGATCGAGGTCCCGGTCGGCTTCAAGGAACGCGCCGCCGGCACGGAGTCCAAGCTCAAGGGTTTGGGTGGAGTGCGTGTGGGTGTGGTTGTGTTGTCTATCTAA
- a CDS encoding carbohydrate ABC transporter permease: MSTTTTTTGRSPAPSAPQRTASPGLRTTSLRRRREARAGIGFVAPFMIMFTVVFLIPIVVSVYRSFFRDVASGGDLYGGGDKVSTFVGLDNYVQAAGQPAFWKGMGRVLLFGVVQVPVMILAALALALVLDSLLVRRVTVFRLGFFLPYAIPGIVAAIMWLYMYNPTFSPINELLGLVGLHVDFFGRNIMLWSMANITTWTFTGYNMLIFLAALQSVPHELYEAARIDGATGWQIVRRIKIPMVRSASLLAVLLSIIGTVQLFNEPTVMYNQNQWMGLDYTPMMMAYNSMTGALSPSGSGPASAVSVLIACVAGTLAALYALVQNRIDK, translated from the coding sequence ATGAGCACGACAACAACGACCACGGGGCGCTCCCCCGCTCCCTCGGCACCTCAGCGGACAGCCTCTCCTGGCCTGCGCACCACCTCGCTGCGCAGGCGCAGGGAGGCCCGAGCGGGTATCGGGTTCGTGGCTCCGTTCATGATCATGTTCACCGTCGTCTTCCTCATCCCGATCGTGGTGTCGGTCTACCGGTCCTTCTTCCGGGACGTCGCCTCAGGCGGGGACCTGTACGGCGGCGGGGACAAGGTCAGCACCTTCGTCGGCCTGGACAACTACGTCCAGGCCGCGGGGCAGCCCGCCTTCTGGAAGGGGATGGGACGGGTCCTGCTGTTCGGGGTGGTCCAGGTCCCGGTCATGATCCTGGCGGCCCTCGCCCTGGCGCTGGTGCTCGACTCGCTCCTGGTCAGACGGGTGACGGTCTTCCGTCTGGGCTTCTTCCTGCCCTACGCGATCCCCGGGATCGTGGCCGCGATCATGTGGCTCTACATGTACAACCCCACCTTCTCCCCGATCAACGAGCTGCTGGGGCTGGTGGGCCTCCACGTCGACTTCTTCGGCAGGAACATCATGCTGTGGTCCATGGCGAACATCACGACGTGGACCTTCACCGGGTACAACATGCTCATCTTCCTGGCGGCGCTCCAGTCCGTGCCCCACGAGCTCTACGAGGCCGCCCGCATCGACGGCGCCACCGGTTGGCAGATCGTCCGGCGCATCAAGATCCCCATGGTCCGCTCCGCCTCCCTGCTGGCGGTCCTGCTGTCCATCATCGGGACCGTGCAGCTGTTCAACGAGCCCACCGTTATGTACAACCAGAACCAGTGGATGGGGCTGGACTACACCCCGATGATGATGGCCTACAACTCGATGACCGGCGCGCTGTCACCATCCGGCTCGGGTCCGGCCTCCGCGGTCTCCGTTCTCATCGCCTGCGTGGCAGGCACCCTGGCCGCCCTCTACGCCCTCGTGCAGAACAGGATCGACAAGTGA
- a CDS encoding ABC transporter permease, with the protein MIPAQTPIPKIPLGSMVEALIDWIQNHLHGFLSVVSQAGTSVNDTLVDLILAVPPLLMVVVFVLIAWAAKSWRLAVGTAVTFLLIISLGQWRNAMETLVLVTLATLTALILAIPLGIWAARNKYVSALIRPILDLMQTMPAFVYLIPSVLFFSIGVVPGMFATLIFSMPPGVRMTELGIKQVDKETVEAGRSFGATDWQILRGIQLPLAVPTIMAGVNQVIMLALSMAVIAGMVGADGLGKEVVNALSTIDIAKGTEAGLSIVFLAIFLDRVTAALGAPREEGSLLSLIKRR; encoded by the coding sequence ATGATTCCCGCACAGACCCCCATCCCCAAGATTCCTCTGGGCTCGATGGTCGAGGCCCTCATCGACTGGATCCAGAACCATCTTCACGGATTCCTCTCCGTCGTCTCCCAGGCCGGAACCTCGGTCAACGACACCCTCGTGGACCTGATCCTGGCCGTGCCGCCCCTGCTCATGGTGGTCGTCTTCGTGCTCATCGCCTGGGCGGCGAAGTCGTGGAGGCTGGCCGTGGGGACCGCCGTCACCTTCCTGCTCATCATCTCCCTGGGGCAGTGGCGCAACGCGATGGAGACGCTAGTCCTGGTCACCCTGGCGACCCTGACCGCTCTCATCCTCGCGATCCCCCTGGGGATCTGGGCCGCCCGCAACAAGTACGTCAGCGCGCTCATCCGCCCCATCCTCGACCTCATGCAGACGATGCCCGCCTTCGTCTACCTCATCCCCTCGGTCCTGTTCTTCTCCATCGGCGTGGTTCCCGGCATGTTCGCCACCCTCATCTTCTCCATGCCTCCCGGGGTGCGCATGACCGAGCTGGGCATCAAGCAGGTGGACAAGGAGACCGTCGAGGCGGGGCGCTCCTTCGGCGCCACCGACTGGCAGATCCTGAGGGGCATCCAGCTGCCCTTGGCCGTCCCCACCATCATGGCCGGCGTCAACCAGGTCATCATGCTGGCCCTGTCGATGGCCGTCATCGCGGGCATGGTCGGGGCCGACGGCCTGGGGAAAGAGGTCGTCAACGCCCTGTCCACCATCGACATCGCCAAGGGCACTGAGGCGGGCCTGTCCATCGTGTTCCTGGCGATCTTCCTGGACCGGGTGACCGCGGCCCTCGGGGCGCCGCGGGAGGAGGGCTCGCTGCTCTCACTGATCAAGAGGCGGTGA
- a CDS encoding ROK family transcriptional regulator: protein MPTAGWTPVDGPGPRGFLEGPGAQSPKAHADVRISNMSLILRHLQKSPALSRTRLARETGLSKATVSTLVAELCSRGLLIEEEPDLSGRVGRPSTGLRTAPRAAAGIGLEISGASLLLSITDLSGEVVLRSSELVGEAGHRPERMIERIGTMLARALDRLAQQGTKVPGIVLAQPGIIDYANDTVRYSSALGWHDVALADKVRSAVTRHMTSHQDVPLITLENDAKLAALATYERYAGAGVRNLLYLSGGDGIGAGIIADGHLLRGWLGLTGEVGHMPVEPEGLPCRCGRRGCWETRSGLQALTSAYPPDDEVRDETASLEQRIEILRRRFDAGDTGLAQRLALSQQALARALAILEDVLNPEVIVLSGYLAAFADVFIAPTTAALEARLLDERARARLEVSHLGKWASSHGAALVALESVLDNPCLVDLGHDA, encoded by the coding sequence GTGCCGACTGCAGGATGGACCCCGGTGGACGGGCCGGGTCCTCGAGGATTCCTCGAAGGCCCGGGAGCGCAGAGCCCCAAGGCCCATGCCGACGTGCGCATCTCGAACATGTCGCTCATCCTGCGGCACCTTCAGAAGAGCCCCGCGCTGTCACGCACGCGCCTGGCCCGGGAGACGGGGTTGTCGAAGGCGACGGTGTCGACCCTGGTGGCCGAGCTGTGCTCACGAGGTCTGCTCATCGAGGAGGAGCCCGACCTGTCCGGCAGGGTGGGCAGACCGAGCACGGGCCTGCGCACGGCCCCCCGCGCAGCCGCCGGAATAGGCCTGGAGATCAGCGGGGCCTCGCTGCTCCTGTCCATCACGGACCTGTCGGGGGAGGTTGTCCTGCGCAGCTCCGAGCTCGTCGGCGAGGCCGGGCACCGCCCGGAGAGGATGATCGAGCGCATCGGCACCATGCTGGCTCGCGCCCTGGACCGGCTGGCGCAGCAGGGGACGAAGGTTCCGGGCATCGTCCTGGCCCAGCCCGGGATCATCGACTACGCCAACGACACCGTGCGCTACTCCTCCGCCCTGGGATGGCACGACGTCGCCCTGGCGGACAAGGTCCGCAGCGCAGTCACCCGCCACATGACCTCCCATCAGGACGTCCCCCTCATCACGCTGGAGAACGACGCCAAGCTCGCGGCGCTGGCCACCTACGAGCGCTATGCGGGCGCCGGGGTGCGCAACCTGCTCTACCTGTCGGGCGGGGACGGGATCGGCGCAGGCATCATCGCCGACGGGCACCTCCTGCGGGGCTGGCTGGGCCTGACCGGCGAGGTCGGGCACATGCCCGTGGAGCCCGAGGGCCTGCCGTGCCGGTGCGGGAGACGAGGCTGCTGGGAGACCCGCTCCGGCCTGCAGGCGCTGACCTCGGCGTACCCGCCGGACGATGAGGTGCGTGACGAAACCGCCTCCCTGGAGCAGCGCATCGAGATCCTGCGCCGCCGGTTCGACGCCGGCGACACCGGGCTCGCGCAGAGGCTGGCGCTCTCCCAACAGGCCCTCGCACGCGCGCTGGCGATCCTGGAGGACGTCCTCAACCCCGAGGTGATCGTGCTGTCGGGATACCTGGCCGCCTTCGCGGACGTGTTCATCGCCCCCACCACCGCCGCCCTGGAGGCGCGTCTCCTCGATGAGCGGGCCAGAGCGAGGCTGGAGGTCTCCCACCTTGGAAAGTGGGCTTCGTCACATGGGGCGGCTCTCGTGGCGCTGGAATCCGTGCTCGACAACCCCTGCCTGGTGGATCTCGGACACGACGCCTAG
- a CDS encoding glycine betaine ABC transporter substrate-binding protein, protein MQTSRRTFTTALTSLAAAGALSACGASSGGGKRLRLGFIPSWSDGLSMTHLLKTQLEKAGYRIKLMDLSEAGPLYAGLSQGAVDLYPSAWPDITHKDYMDKYRRYIEDLGTYYDSARLCWSVPDYSSMTSIEDIKPRASQIDNRIVGIESGSGLVKVSEEQVIPAYGLQDMKFLTSSTASMLTELKKAVDARQEIVVTLWHPFWANTTFNMRDLEDPKGAFGKGEGLHFLGREGFAQDFPELARWLGSIKMDEATYGSLEDMVVNTYGEGKEDEAAIAWSQKYPRYDFKTS, encoded by the coding sequence ATGCAGACCTCCCGCCGCACGTTCACCACCGCCCTCACCTCGCTGGCGGCAGCGGGCGCCCTGTCGGCCTGCGGGGCATCCAGTGGGGGTGGTAAGCGGCTTCGCCTCGGCTTCATCCCGTCCTGGAGCGACGGCCTGTCCATGACCCACCTGCTCAAGACCCAGCTGGAGAAGGCCGGCTACCGGATCAAGCTCATGGACCTCAGTGAGGCCGGGCCGCTCTACGCGGGGCTCAGCCAGGGGGCGGTCGATCTCTACCCCTCGGCGTGGCCCGACATCACCCACAAGGACTACATGGACAAGTACCGCAGGTACATCGAGGACCTGGGGACGTACTACGACTCGGCCAGGCTGTGCTGGTCCGTCCCGGACTACTCCTCCATGACCTCGATCGAGGACATCAAGCCCCGTGCCTCGCAGATCGACAACCGGATCGTCGGCATCGAGTCGGGGTCCGGCCTGGTCAAGGTCTCTGAGGAGCAGGTGATTCCGGCCTACGGCCTGCAGGACATGAAGTTCCTGACCTCCTCAACCGCGAGCATGCTCACCGAGCTCAAGAAGGCCGTCGACGCCAGGCAGGAGATCGTGGTCACCCTGTGGCACCCCTTCTGGGCGAACACCACCTTCAACATGCGTGACCTGGAGGATCCCAAGGGCGCCTTCGGCAAGGGGGAGGGCCTTCACTTCCTGGGGCGGGAGGGTTTTGCGCAGGACTTTCCCGAGCTCGCCAGGTGGCTCGGTTCCATCAAGATGGATGAGGCCACCTACGGCAGCCTCGAGGACATGGTCGTCAATACCTATGGTGAGGGCAAGGAGGACGAGGCGGCCATCGCCTGGTCCCAGAAGTACCCGCGCTACGACTTCAAGACGTCCTGA
- a CDS encoding carbohydrate ABC transporter permease produces MKPTDIPRSLRPSIPSRVLTIAVLVIVLAYMLGPVYWLIVSSTKSNSDLLTTSGWWFSHRNNVSANYTALMSWTQGLFWRWILNSLLYSSVAGVLGTLLSVAAGYGLAKFSFAGRGAVQVAILSGLLMPIALLTIPLYLVLDAVHLTNTIWSVILPCSVSPFGVFLGRVYADSSVPNEIIDSARIDGASEIRIFFTIVLRLLAPAMVTIFLFIFVATWNNFFLPLMTINSASLKPVTLGLYGMSTYFNPQYGALLQGALLGVIPLIVLFLGLQRFWQSGLAAGAVKG; encoded by the coding sequence GTGAAGCCCACCGACATCCCCCGTTCACTGCGCCCGTCGATCCCCTCACGGGTCCTGACCATCGCGGTCCTGGTCATCGTCCTGGCCTACATGCTCGGCCCGGTCTACTGGCTCATCGTCTCCTCCACCAAGTCCAACTCCGACCTGCTGACCACCTCCGGGTGGTGGTTCTCCCACCGCAACAACGTCTCGGCCAACTACACCGCGCTGATGAGCTGGACCCAGGGGCTCTTCTGGCGCTGGATCCTCAACTCCCTGCTCTACTCGAGCGTGGCCGGGGTGCTGGGCACGCTCCTGTCGGTCGCCGCCGGCTACGGCCTGGCCAAGTTCAGCTTCGCCGGTCGGGGCGCCGTCCAGGTCGCCATCCTCTCCGGTCTGCTCATGCCGATCGCCCTGCTGACCATTCCCCTGTACCTGGTCCTCGACGCCGTCCACCTGACCAACACGATCTGGTCGGTCATCCTGCCGTGCTCGGTCAGCCCCTTCGGCGTCTTCCTGGGCCGCGTCTATGCCGACTCCTCGGTGCCCAACGAGATCATCGACTCGGCCCGCATCGACGGGGCCAGCGAGATCCGCATCTTCTTCACGATCGTGCTGCGGCTGCTCGCCCCGGCGATGGTGACCATCTTCCTGTTCATCTTCGTGGCGACCTGGAACAACTTCTTCCTGCCCCTGATGACCATCAACTCCGCCTCGCTCAAGCCCGTCACCCTGGGGCTCTACGGGATGTCGACCTACTTCAACCCCCAGTACGGCGCGCTCCTCCAGGGCGCCCTTCTGGGCGTCATCCCCCTGATCGTGCTGTTCCTGGGCCTGCAGCGATTCTGGCAGTCCGGCCTGGCAGCCGGCGCCGTCAAGGGCTGA